From the genome of Carassius gibelio isolate Cgi1373 ecotype wild population from Czech Republic chromosome A16, carGib1.2-hapl.c, whole genome shotgun sequence, one region includes:
- the LOC128031005 gene encoding phosphatase and actin regulator 4B isoform X5, whose protein sequence is MENRDDEGDQQHSSTGSEGGTAGDSTPPPKRKGKFSTLGKIFRPWKWRKKKSSEKFKETSEVLERKMSMRRPRQELIEQGVLKELPDNESGEAHGHKTPYVKNGHTLPVGGGGGLGLEQIHSPSESEFRVNPVWLPQPDDRRGRAPSDGDHRGALGPRASNQDDGRRSGWSVGTEDWKSNLAWQGDDIRHGGRLHAEVDKRPGLMKAPSEDGRRTRPESDWKPTLPRHSSVEEARARRESDSSQYIPNSEGLRDTLREPLPPKQSVMPPKWLMTSTAEPGADSLPRTPANNPASAFSSSSSNSSSSAVSTAGKPLRNVSSAGANTQASSSAPLTTSSAPSSMGNVPAQPTKHPPIPPPKPINRSNHPAMLAELAQGGTNLVPAKPSPPMPPKRTTPVTKRNAEDSPLTISSLPSILSEDMRANIPGGYQLPSLPPSPPLPTHTPPSPPRAHTHHLLHQHSYPYPLPQPLPVHFDPPSPPEEPPARQAPIPLHIMIQRALSSPGPTLPHPDGSQRAHSLLFETPPEYQGSRPLPVTIQPLKLDEDDYSDDDEEEEDDEDDDEEPLPVHLPSPQSQPDLEPRSRRCLVGDLSVSVIPEGNNSSEEEEDEEDLRPEESDSDGPVLYKDDESDEDDDDDSPPSALASRVKRKDTLALKLSSRPSAPDRQAPERQAKVEHMGLSWQSKEQWEAIRTQIGTALTRRLSQRPSAEELKQRNILQPKNEADRQAEVREIKRRLTRKLSERPTVAELQARKILRFHEYVEVTCAQDYDRRADKPWTKLTPADKAAIRKELNEFKSSEMEVHEESRIYTRFHRP, encoded by the exons ATGGAAAATAGAG ATGATGAAGGTGACCAGCAGCACAGCAGCACAGGGAGCGAGGGGGGCACGGCAGGGGACAGCACCCCTCCTCCCAAACGCAAGGGCAAGTTCTCTACCCTGGGTAAGATCTTCAGACCCTGGAAGTGGAGGAAGAAGAAAAGCAGCGAGAAGTTTAAGGAAACTTCAGAAG TTTTGGAAAGAAAGATGTCGATGAGGAGGCCAAGACAGGAACTGATCGAGCAGGGGGTGCTCAAGGAGCTTCCTGACAATG AATCAGGTGAGGCCCACGGCCACAAGACGCCTTATGTGAAGAACGGTCACACTCTGCCTGTGGGAGGTGGTGGAGGTCTTGGGCTAGAGCAGATACACTCACCCTCTGAGTCTGAATTTAGAGTCAACCCTGTCTGGCTGCCGCAGCCGGATGACCGCAGAGGTCGTGCCCCTTCTGACGGGGATCATCGTGGAGCATTGGGTCCCCGGGCCTCCAATCAGGATGATGGCAGGAGAAGTGGTTGGTCTGTTGGGACAGAGGACTGGAAATCTAATCTGGCCTGGCAAGGGGATGATATCCGACATGGAGGAAGACTGCATGCTGAAGTGGACAAGAGGCCTGGGCTAATGAAAGCCCCCTCTGAGGATGGACGCAGGACTCGCCCCGAATCGGACTGGAAGCCAACGCTTCCTCGCCACTCGTCTGTCGAAGAGGCAAGGGCAAGACGAG AGTCTGACAGCAGTCAATACATTCCGAACTCCGAGGGTTTGAGGGACACACTGCGGGAACCTCTGCCCCCCAAGCAGTCCGTCATGCCACCAAAATGGCTGATGACTTCCACAGCAGAACCTGGTGCTGACAGCTTGCCCCGCACTCCTGCCAACAACCCTGCATCTgctttctcctcttcctcctccaacTCCTCCTCCTCAGCTGTCAGCACAGCTGGAAAACCGCTACGAAACGTGTCCTCGGCTGGCGCCAACACACAGGCCTCCAGCAGCGCCCCCCTTACCACCTCTTCAGCACCATCCTCTATGGGCAACGTCCCAGCCCAGCCCACCAAACACCCCCCTATCCCTCCACCCAAGCCAATCAACCGCAGCAACCACCCCGCAATGTTGG CTGAACTCGCACAAGGAGGCACCAACCTAGTACCGGCCAAGCCCTCGCCCCCCATGCCCCCAAAAAGAACCACGCCTGTCACCAAACGCAATGCAGAGGACTCCCCTCTGACCATTTCCTCCCTTCCCTCCATTCTGTCCGAGGACATGAGGGCCAACATCCCCGGGGGCTATCAGTTGCCCTCTCTTCCACCATCCCCACCTCTCCCCACACACACTCCCCCTTCCCCTCCACGGGCCCACACCCATCATCTCCTCCACCAACACTCCTACCCCTACCCCCTGCCCCAGCCACTCCCTGTCCACTTTGACCCCCCCAGCCCGCCGGAGGAACCGCCAGCCCGTCAAGCCCCCATTCCCTTACACATTATGATCCAGAGGGCGCTCAGTAGCCCGGGACCCACTCTCCCACACCCAGATGGCTCCCAGCGTGCCCACTCACTGCTGTTTGAGACACCACCGGAGTACCAGGGCAGCCGCCCACTGCCAGTCACCATCCAGCCTCTCAAACT GGATGAAGATGACTATTCTgatgacgatgaggaggaagaggacgacGAAGACGATGACGAAGAACCTCTACCTGTTCACCTCCCATCCCCTCAGTCCCAGCCAGATCTCGAGCCTCGAAGCCGCAGATGCCTGGTGGGGGATCTGAGCGTCAGCGTCATCCCTGAAGGAAACAACAGCAGCGAGGAGGAGGAAGACGAGGAAGATCTACGGCCGGAGGAGAGCGACTCGGATGGGCCTGTGCTATACAAAGATGACGAATCAGATGAGGATGATGACGACGACAGCCCACCAA GTGCTCTGGCCAGCAGGGTGAAGAGGAAGGACACATTGGCGTTGAAGTTGAGCAGTCGGCCCTCTGCCCCAGACAGGCAGGCTCCTGAGAGGCAGGCCAAAGTAGAGCACATGGGTCTGTCGTGGCAGAGCAAGGAGCAGTGGGAGGCCATCCGCACACAGATTGGTACCGCACTCACACG GCGATTGAGCCAGAGACCTTCTGCTGAGGAGTTGAAACAGAGAAACATTCTCCAGC CCAAAAATGAAGCAGACAGACAAGCGGAGGTCCGGGAGATCAAGCGCAGACTCACCAGAAAG ttgaGTGAACGACCGACTGTTGCCGAACTACAGGCTCGAAAAATATTACGTTTCCACGAGTACGTGGAGGTCACATGCGCTCAGGACTATGACCGCCGTGCTGACAAGCCATGGACCAAACTCACTCCCGCAGACAAG GCTGCTATTCGGAAAGAGCTCAACGAGTTTAAAAGCTCCGAAATGGAAGTGCATGAGGAAAGCAGAATTTACACGAG ATTCCATCGTCCTTAA
- the LOC128031005 gene encoding phosphatase and actin regulator 4B isoform X3, whose product MENRDDEGDQQHSSTGSEGGTAGDSTPPPKRKGKFSTLGKIFRPWKWRKKKSSEKFKETSEVLERKMSMRRPRQELIEQGVLKELPDNESGEAHGHKTPYVKNGHTLPVGGGGGLGLEQIHSPSESEFRVNPVWLPQPDDRRGRAPSDGDHRGALGPRASNQDDGRRSGWSVGTEDWKSNLAWQGDDIRHGGRLHAEVDKRPGLMKAPSEDGRRTRPESDWKPTLPRHSSVEEARARRESDSSQYIPNSEGLRDTLREPLPPKQSVMPPKWLMTSTAEPGADSLPRTPANNPASAFSSSSSNSSSSAVSTAGKPLRNVSSAGANTQASSSAPLTTSSAPSSMGNVPAQPTKHPPIPPPKPINRSNHPAMLASTLHGGDGSDFPLYWSCWKREGDRDVYLSLPVYLCRRAGGMHTAELAQGGTNLVPAKPSPPMPPKRTTPVTKRNAEDSPLTISSLPSILSEDMRANIPGGYQLPSLPPSPPLPTHTPPSPPRAHTHHLLHQHSYPYPLPQPLPVHFDPPSPPEEPPARQAPIPLHIMIQRALSSPGPTLPHPDGSQRAHSLLFETPPEYQGSRPLPVTIQPLKLDEDDYSDDDEEEEDDEDDDEEPLPVHLPSPQSQPDLEPRSRRCLVGDLSVSVIPEGNNSSEEEEDEEDLRPEESDSDGPVLYKDDESDEDDDDDSPPSALASRVKRKDTLALKLSSRPSAPDRQAPERQAKVEHMGLSWQSKEQWEAIRTQIGTALTRRLSQRPSAEELKQRNILQPKNEADRQAEVREIKRRLTRKLSERPTVAELQARKILRFHEYVEVTCAQDYDRRADKPWTKLTPADKAAIRKELNEFKSSEMEVHEESRIYTRFHRP is encoded by the exons ATGGAAAATAGAG ATGATGAAGGTGACCAGCAGCACAGCAGCACAGGGAGCGAGGGGGGCACGGCAGGGGACAGCACCCCTCCTCCCAAACGCAAGGGCAAGTTCTCTACCCTGGGTAAGATCTTCAGACCCTGGAAGTGGAGGAAGAAGAAAAGCAGCGAGAAGTTTAAGGAAACTTCAGAAG TTTTGGAAAGAAAGATGTCGATGAGGAGGCCAAGACAGGAACTGATCGAGCAGGGGGTGCTCAAGGAGCTTCCTGACAATG AATCAGGTGAGGCCCACGGCCACAAGACGCCTTATGTGAAGAACGGTCACACTCTGCCTGTGGGAGGTGGTGGAGGTCTTGGGCTAGAGCAGATACACTCACCCTCTGAGTCTGAATTTAGAGTCAACCCTGTCTGGCTGCCGCAGCCGGATGACCGCAGAGGTCGTGCCCCTTCTGACGGGGATCATCGTGGAGCATTGGGTCCCCGGGCCTCCAATCAGGATGATGGCAGGAGAAGTGGTTGGTCTGTTGGGACAGAGGACTGGAAATCTAATCTGGCCTGGCAAGGGGATGATATCCGACATGGAGGAAGACTGCATGCTGAAGTGGACAAGAGGCCTGGGCTAATGAAAGCCCCCTCTGAGGATGGACGCAGGACTCGCCCCGAATCGGACTGGAAGCCAACGCTTCCTCGCCACTCGTCTGTCGAAGAGGCAAGGGCAAGACGAG AGTCTGACAGCAGTCAATACATTCCGAACTCCGAGGGTTTGAGGGACACACTGCGGGAACCTCTGCCCCCCAAGCAGTCCGTCATGCCACCAAAATGGCTGATGACTTCCACAGCAGAACCTGGTGCTGACAGCTTGCCCCGCACTCCTGCCAACAACCCTGCATCTgctttctcctcttcctcctccaacTCCTCCTCCTCAGCTGTCAGCACAGCTGGAAAACCGCTACGAAACGTGTCCTCGGCTGGCGCCAACACACAGGCCTCCAGCAGCGCCCCCCTTACCACCTCTTCAGCACCATCCTCTATGGGCAACGTCCCAGCCCAGCCCACCAAACACCCCCCTATCCCTCCACCCAAGCCAATCAACCGCAGCAACCACCCCGCAATGTTGG CCTCCACCTTGCATGGAGGTGACGGCAGTGATTTCCCTCTCTACTGGTCCTGTTGGAAGCGTGAGGGTGACCGTGACGTCTACCTGTCCCTGCCTGTCTACCTCTGCCGGCGGGCAGGAGGCATGCACACAG CTGAACTCGCACAAGGAGGCACCAACCTAGTACCGGCCAAGCCCTCGCCCCCCATGCCCCCAAAAAGAACCACGCCTGTCACCAAACGCAATGCAGAGGACTCCCCTCTGACCATTTCCTCCCTTCCCTCCATTCTGTCCGAGGACATGAGGGCCAACATCCCCGGGGGCTATCAGTTGCCCTCTCTTCCACCATCCCCACCTCTCCCCACACACACTCCCCCTTCCCCTCCACGGGCCCACACCCATCATCTCCTCCACCAACACTCCTACCCCTACCCCCTGCCCCAGCCACTCCCTGTCCACTTTGACCCCCCCAGCCCGCCGGAGGAACCGCCAGCCCGTCAAGCCCCCATTCCCTTACACATTATGATCCAGAGGGCGCTCAGTAGCCCGGGACCCACTCTCCCACACCCAGATGGCTCCCAGCGTGCCCACTCACTGCTGTTTGAGACACCACCGGAGTACCAGGGCAGCCGCCCACTGCCAGTCACCATCCAGCCTCTCAAACT GGATGAAGATGACTATTCTgatgacgatgaggaggaagaggacgacGAAGACGATGACGAAGAACCTCTACCTGTTCACCTCCCATCCCCTCAGTCCCAGCCAGATCTCGAGCCTCGAAGCCGCAGATGCCTGGTGGGGGATCTGAGCGTCAGCGTCATCCCTGAAGGAAACAACAGCAGCGAGGAGGAGGAAGACGAGGAAGATCTACGGCCGGAGGAGAGCGACTCGGATGGGCCTGTGCTATACAAAGATGACGAATCAGATGAGGATGATGACGACGACAGCCCACCAA GTGCTCTGGCCAGCAGGGTGAAGAGGAAGGACACATTGGCGTTGAAGTTGAGCAGTCGGCCCTCTGCCCCAGACAGGCAGGCTCCTGAGAGGCAGGCCAAAGTAGAGCACATGGGTCTGTCGTGGCAGAGCAAGGAGCAGTGGGAGGCCATCCGCACACAGATTGGTACCGCACTCACACG GCGATTGAGCCAGAGACCTTCTGCTGAGGAGTTGAAACAGAGAAACATTCTCCAGC CCAAAAATGAAGCAGACAGACAAGCGGAGGTCCGGGAGATCAAGCGCAGACTCACCAGAAAG ttgaGTGAACGACCGACTGTTGCCGAACTACAGGCTCGAAAAATATTACGTTTCCACGAGTACGTGGAGGTCACATGCGCTCAGGACTATGACCGCCGTGCTGACAAGCCATGGACCAAACTCACTCCCGCAGACAAG GCTGCTATTCGGAAAGAGCTCAACGAGTTTAAAAGCTCCGAAATGGAAGTGCATGAGGAAAGCAGAATTTACACGAG ATTCCATCGTCCTTAA
- the LOC128031005 gene encoding phosphatase and actin regulator 4B isoform X1 → MGQTFPLETAPQNSCTHLDDEGDQQHSSTGSEGGTAGDSTPPPKRKGKFSTLGKIFRPWKWRKKKSSEKFKETSEVLERKMSMRRPRQELIEQGVLKELPDNESGEAHGHKTPYVKNGHTLPVGGGGGLGLEQIHSPSESEFRVNPVWLPQPDDRRGRAPSDGDHRGALGPRASNQDDGRRSGWSVGTEDWKSNLAWQGDDIRHGGRLHAEVDKRPGLMKAPSEDGRRTRPESDWKPTLPRHSSVEEARARRESDSSQYIPNSEGLRDTLREPLPPKQSVMPPKWLMTSTAEPGADSLPRTPANNPASAFSSSSSNSSSSAVSTAGKPLRNVSSAGANTQASSSAPLTTSSAPSSMGNVPAQPTKHPPIPPPKPINRSNHPAMLASTLHGGDGSDFPLYWSCWKREGDRDVYLSLPVYLCRRAGGMHTAELAQGGTNLVPAKPSPPMPPKRTTPVTKRNAEDSPLTISSLPSILSEDMRANIPGGYQLPSLPPSPPLPTHTPPSPPRAHTHHLLHQHSYPYPLPQPLPVHFDPPSPPEEPPARQAPIPLHIMIQRALSSPGPTLPHPDGSQRAHSLLFETPPEYQGSRPLPVTIQPLKLDEDDYSDDDEEEEDDEDDDEEPLPVHLPSPQSQPDLEPRSRRCLVGDLSVSVIPEGNNSSEEEEDEEDLRPEESDSDGPVLYKDDESDEDDDDDSPPSALASRVKRKDTLALKLSSRPSAPDRQAPERQAKVEHMGLSWQSKEQWEAIRTQIGTALTRRLSQRPSAEELKQRNILQPKNEADRQAEVREIKRRLTRKLSERPTVAELQARKILRFHEYVEVTCAQDYDRRADKPWTKLTPADKAAIRKELNEFKSSEMEVHEESRIYTRFHRP, encoded by the exons ATGGGACAGACGTTCCCTTTAGAGACTGCACCTCAAAACTCCTGCACACACTTGG ATGATGAAGGTGACCAGCAGCACAGCAGCACAGGGAGCGAGGGGGGCACGGCAGGGGACAGCACCCCTCCTCCCAAACGCAAGGGCAAGTTCTCTACCCTGGGTAAGATCTTCAGACCCTGGAAGTGGAGGAAGAAGAAAAGCAGCGAGAAGTTTAAGGAAACTTCAGAAG TTTTGGAAAGAAAGATGTCGATGAGGAGGCCAAGACAGGAACTGATCGAGCAGGGGGTGCTCAAGGAGCTTCCTGACAATG AATCAGGTGAGGCCCACGGCCACAAGACGCCTTATGTGAAGAACGGTCACACTCTGCCTGTGGGAGGTGGTGGAGGTCTTGGGCTAGAGCAGATACACTCACCCTCTGAGTCTGAATTTAGAGTCAACCCTGTCTGGCTGCCGCAGCCGGATGACCGCAGAGGTCGTGCCCCTTCTGACGGGGATCATCGTGGAGCATTGGGTCCCCGGGCCTCCAATCAGGATGATGGCAGGAGAAGTGGTTGGTCTGTTGGGACAGAGGACTGGAAATCTAATCTGGCCTGGCAAGGGGATGATATCCGACATGGAGGAAGACTGCATGCTGAAGTGGACAAGAGGCCTGGGCTAATGAAAGCCCCCTCTGAGGATGGACGCAGGACTCGCCCCGAATCGGACTGGAAGCCAACGCTTCCTCGCCACTCGTCTGTCGAAGAGGCAAGGGCAAGACGAG AGTCTGACAGCAGTCAATACATTCCGAACTCCGAGGGTTTGAGGGACACACTGCGGGAACCTCTGCCCCCCAAGCAGTCCGTCATGCCACCAAAATGGCTGATGACTTCCACAGCAGAACCTGGTGCTGACAGCTTGCCCCGCACTCCTGCCAACAACCCTGCATCTgctttctcctcttcctcctccaacTCCTCCTCCTCAGCTGTCAGCACAGCTGGAAAACCGCTACGAAACGTGTCCTCGGCTGGCGCCAACACACAGGCCTCCAGCAGCGCCCCCCTTACCACCTCTTCAGCACCATCCTCTATGGGCAACGTCCCAGCCCAGCCCACCAAACACCCCCCTATCCCTCCACCCAAGCCAATCAACCGCAGCAACCACCCCGCAATGTTGG CCTCCACCTTGCATGGAGGTGACGGCAGTGATTTCCCTCTCTACTGGTCCTGTTGGAAGCGTGAGGGTGACCGTGACGTCTACCTGTCCCTGCCTGTCTACCTCTGCCGGCGGGCAGGAGGCATGCACACAG CTGAACTCGCACAAGGAGGCACCAACCTAGTACCGGCCAAGCCCTCGCCCCCCATGCCCCCAAAAAGAACCACGCCTGTCACCAAACGCAATGCAGAGGACTCCCCTCTGACCATTTCCTCCCTTCCCTCCATTCTGTCCGAGGACATGAGGGCCAACATCCCCGGGGGCTATCAGTTGCCCTCTCTTCCACCATCCCCACCTCTCCCCACACACACTCCCCCTTCCCCTCCACGGGCCCACACCCATCATCTCCTCCACCAACACTCCTACCCCTACCCCCTGCCCCAGCCACTCCCTGTCCACTTTGACCCCCCCAGCCCGCCGGAGGAACCGCCAGCCCGTCAAGCCCCCATTCCCTTACACATTATGATCCAGAGGGCGCTCAGTAGCCCGGGACCCACTCTCCCACACCCAGATGGCTCCCAGCGTGCCCACTCACTGCTGTTTGAGACACCACCGGAGTACCAGGGCAGCCGCCCACTGCCAGTCACCATCCAGCCTCTCAAACT GGATGAAGATGACTATTCTgatgacgatgaggaggaagaggacgacGAAGACGATGACGAAGAACCTCTACCTGTTCACCTCCCATCCCCTCAGTCCCAGCCAGATCTCGAGCCTCGAAGCCGCAGATGCCTGGTGGGGGATCTGAGCGTCAGCGTCATCCCTGAAGGAAACAACAGCAGCGAGGAGGAGGAAGACGAGGAAGATCTACGGCCGGAGGAGAGCGACTCGGATGGGCCTGTGCTATACAAAGATGACGAATCAGATGAGGATGATGACGACGACAGCCCACCAA GTGCTCTGGCCAGCAGGGTGAAGAGGAAGGACACATTGGCGTTGAAGTTGAGCAGTCGGCCCTCTGCCCCAGACAGGCAGGCTCCTGAGAGGCAGGCCAAAGTAGAGCACATGGGTCTGTCGTGGCAGAGCAAGGAGCAGTGGGAGGCCATCCGCACACAGATTGGTACCGCACTCACACG GCGATTGAGCCAGAGACCTTCTGCTGAGGAGTTGAAACAGAGAAACATTCTCCAGC CCAAAAATGAAGCAGACAGACAAGCGGAGGTCCGGGAGATCAAGCGCAGACTCACCAGAAAG ttgaGTGAACGACCGACTGTTGCCGAACTACAGGCTCGAAAAATATTACGTTTCCACGAGTACGTGGAGGTCACATGCGCTCAGGACTATGACCGCCGTGCTGACAAGCCATGGACCAAACTCACTCCCGCAGACAAG GCTGCTATTCGGAAAGAGCTCAACGAGTTTAAAAGCTCCGAAATGGAAGTGCATGAGGAAAGCAGAATTTACACGAG ATTCCATCGTCCTTAA
- the LOC128031005 gene encoding phosphatase and actin regulator 4B isoform X4, whose product MGQTFPLETAPQNSCTHLDDEGDQQHSSTGSEGGTAGDSTPPPKRKGKFSTLGKIFRPWKWRKKKSSEKFKETSEVLERKMSMRRPRQELIEQGVLKELPDNESGEAHGHKTPYVKNGHTLPVGGGGGLGLEQIHSPSESEFRVNPVWLPQPDDRRGRAPSDGDHRGALGPRASNQDDGRRSGWSVGTEDWKSNLAWQGDDIRHGGRLHAEVDKRPGLMKAPSEDGRRTRPESDWKPTLPRHSSVEEARARRESDSSQYIPNSEGLRDTLREPLPPKQSVMPPKWLMTSTAEPGADSLPRTPANNPASAFSSSSSNSSSSAVSTAGKPLRNVSSAGANTQASSSAPLTTSSAPSSMGNVPAQPTKHPPIPPPKPINRSNHPAMLAELAQGGTNLVPAKPSPPMPPKRTTPVTKRNAEDSPLTISSLPSILSEDMRANIPGGYQLPSLPPSPPLPTHTPPSPPRAHTHHLLHQHSYPYPLPQPLPVHFDPPSPPEEPPARQAPIPLHIMIQRALSSPGPTLPHPDGSQRAHSLLFETPPEYQGSRPLPVTIQPLKLDEDDYSDDDEEEEDDEDDDEEPLPVHLPSPQSQPDLEPRSRRCLVGDLSVSVIPEGNNSSEEEEDEEDLRPEESDSDGPVLYKDDESDEDDDDDSPPSALASRVKRKDTLALKLSSRPSAPDRQAPERQAKVEHMGLSWQSKEQWEAIRTQIGTALTRRLSQRPSAEELKQRNILQPKNEADRQAEVREIKRRLTRKLSERPTVAELQARKILRFHEYVEVTCAQDYDRRADKPWTKLTPADKAAIRKELNEFKSSEMEVHEESRIYTRFHRP is encoded by the exons ATGGGACAGACGTTCCCTTTAGAGACTGCACCTCAAAACTCCTGCACACACTTGG ATGATGAAGGTGACCAGCAGCACAGCAGCACAGGGAGCGAGGGGGGCACGGCAGGGGACAGCACCCCTCCTCCCAAACGCAAGGGCAAGTTCTCTACCCTGGGTAAGATCTTCAGACCCTGGAAGTGGAGGAAGAAGAAAAGCAGCGAGAAGTTTAAGGAAACTTCAGAAG TTTTGGAAAGAAAGATGTCGATGAGGAGGCCAAGACAGGAACTGATCGAGCAGGGGGTGCTCAAGGAGCTTCCTGACAATG AATCAGGTGAGGCCCACGGCCACAAGACGCCTTATGTGAAGAACGGTCACACTCTGCCTGTGGGAGGTGGTGGAGGTCTTGGGCTAGAGCAGATACACTCACCCTCTGAGTCTGAATTTAGAGTCAACCCTGTCTGGCTGCCGCAGCCGGATGACCGCAGAGGTCGTGCCCCTTCTGACGGGGATCATCGTGGAGCATTGGGTCCCCGGGCCTCCAATCAGGATGATGGCAGGAGAAGTGGTTGGTCTGTTGGGACAGAGGACTGGAAATCTAATCTGGCCTGGCAAGGGGATGATATCCGACATGGAGGAAGACTGCATGCTGAAGTGGACAAGAGGCCTGGGCTAATGAAAGCCCCCTCTGAGGATGGACGCAGGACTCGCCCCGAATCGGACTGGAAGCCAACGCTTCCTCGCCACTCGTCTGTCGAAGAGGCAAGGGCAAGACGAG AGTCTGACAGCAGTCAATACATTCCGAACTCCGAGGGTTTGAGGGACACACTGCGGGAACCTCTGCCCCCCAAGCAGTCCGTCATGCCACCAAAATGGCTGATGACTTCCACAGCAGAACCTGGTGCTGACAGCTTGCCCCGCACTCCTGCCAACAACCCTGCATCTgctttctcctcttcctcctccaacTCCTCCTCCTCAGCTGTCAGCACAGCTGGAAAACCGCTACGAAACGTGTCCTCGGCTGGCGCCAACACACAGGCCTCCAGCAGCGCCCCCCTTACCACCTCTTCAGCACCATCCTCTATGGGCAACGTCCCAGCCCAGCCCACCAAACACCCCCCTATCCCTCCACCCAAGCCAATCAACCGCAGCAACCACCCCGCAATGTTGG CTGAACTCGCACAAGGAGGCACCAACCTAGTACCGGCCAAGCCCTCGCCCCCCATGCCCCCAAAAAGAACCACGCCTGTCACCAAACGCAATGCAGAGGACTCCCCTCTGACCATTTCCTCCCTTCCCTCCATTCTGTCCGAGGACATGAGGGCCAACATCCCCGGGGGCTATCAGTTGCCCTCTCTTCCACCATCCCCACCTCTCCCCACACACACTCCCCCTTCCCCTCCACGGGCCCACACCCATCATCTCCTCCACCAACACTCCTACCCCTACCCCCTGCCCCAGCCACTCCCTGTCCACTTTGACCCCCCCAGCCCGCCGGAGGAACCGCCAGCCCGTCAAGCCCCCATTCCCTTACACATTATGATCCAGAGGGCGCTCAGTAGCCCGGGACCCACTCTCCCACACCCAGATGGCTCCCAGCGTGCCCACTCACTGCTGTTTGAGACACCACCGGAGTACCAGGGCAGCCGCCCACTGCCAGTCACCATCCAGCCTCTCAAACT GGATGAAGATGACTATTCTgatgacgatgaggaggaagaggacgacGAAGACGATGACGAAGAACCTCTACCTGTTCACCTCCCATCCCCTCAGTCCCAGCCAGATCTCGAGCCTCGAAGCCGCAGATGCCTGGTGGGGGATCTGAGCGTCAGCGTCATCCCTGAAGGAAACAACAGCAGCGAGGAGGAGGAAGACGAGGAAGATCTACGGCCGGAGGAGAGCGACTCGGATGGGCCTGTGCTATACAAAGATGACGAATCAGATGAGGATGATGACGACGACAGCCCACCAA GTGCTCTGGCCAGCAGGGTGAAGAGGAAGGACACATTGGCGTTGAAGTTGAGCAGTCGGCCCTCTGCCCCAGACAGGCAGGCTCCTGAGAGGCAGGCCAAAGTAGAGCACATGGGTCTGTCGTGGCAGAGCAAGGAGCAGTGGGAGGCCATCCGCACACAGATTGGTACCGCACTCACACG GCGATTGAGCCAGAGACCTTCTGCTGAGGAGTTGAAACAGAGAAACATTCTCCAGC CCAAAAATGAAGCAGACAGACAAGCGGAGGTCCGGGAGATCAAGCGCAGACTCACCAGAAAG ttgaGTGAACGACCGACTGTTGCCGAACTACAGGCTCGAAAAATATTACGTTTCCACGAGTACGTGGAGGTCACATGCGCTCAGGACTATGACCGCCGTGCTGACAAGCCATGGACCAAACTCACTCCCGCAGACAAG GCTGCTATTCGGAAAGAGCTCAACGAGTTTAAAAGCTCCGAAATGGAAGTGCATGAGGAAAGCAGAATTTACACGAG ATTCCATCGTCCTTAA